The sequence below is a genomic window from Hydractinia symbiolongicarpus strain clone_291-10 chromosome 10, HSymV2.1, whole genome shotgun sequence.
ACCatgtaaaagaaaagaaagagatgATTCACATGATGAATACCAATATTTAGACTTGAtcaatcaaattattaaaactgGTAATGTCAAAGGTGACAGAACAGGTGTGACTATTATTCTTGTTAAAAGTAACAAAACCCTcaaaattgtaaaaagaaaataatcttGGTTTTGACAACTGTTCCGTTTGCAAATTCTTGTACAGAACATGATGCTCAAAAATAGTTTGTTTCCTGTTTCCATATTGGCTAAAAAATGTAACCAGGAGGTcagaataacttttttttgccaattttactaccttaaaactttaaattgtctaacatttttatgtttatttgcaAGTGTAAGCATTTCCTGAAAGTAAGAAATTCTGATGTGCAAAGTTAGATAAGCTGAAAACATTTGCACATGATTGTGACTGTGTTTTATATGGAAAAAATACCATTCAAAGCAGATTTTTATGGATGGCCATTtgtatttaaaagtttgtttattattcattgatagtttttttatgaaatgttttttgcaATGCCATTTTGGCAACACCTTACCTTATTTCTCCCTCCCTGTCCACTCTCCAGGAAAGTTGTATTGTGCTTGaaattgatttttgactttatggAATTGCTTATTGACAACTAAACCTGGTCTCTACATACCATTGTCAAAGTTCTAAACACAACACAGTTCTTGATGATGAACAGAGTTATAAAAACAGATAGCTTTATCATGAGTTAGGAATTTTCTCAATGCAACCTCTCTAAAATAATAATTGTTCCCatgatttaaaagttaaaatcagAAAGGTAACAgaaaatggggaaaatataaaaagGCAAAGCTACAATGTTaagttatattttgtttaaatattgtaGGCACTGGCACTATTTCTATTTTTGGTGCACAAATGAGATTTAATCTTCGTGAATCATTCCCACTGCTCACAACAAAGCGTGTCTTTTGGAGAGGTGTGGCAGAAGAATTGCTGTGGTTTATAAAAGGGTCTACTGATGGTCATATCttgacaaataaaaatattcacatttgGGATGCAAATGGTTCAAGAGAATTTCTTGACAAACAGAGTATGTATATGTTTATTCATTAGTTTTGTTGTTATGAAATACACTCTTTTATTAATGTAACCTTTATAAGCATAGGCTGGGTAGTCCATAAATGTAAGCATTGAAGCCTAATGTTGCTTCTAAAAATATACACTATACTTGTAAAGAGTGTAATGAATTAACACTAAAATACCAGGAATTTCACCTTGAACATAGCAAGATGTAAATCTAGCCTTAATGTAAAATGTTTTACATATCTTCATTGGTGTTTACGGGTATTATTGTACACCTTTAATTAATTTCCCAAAATTAGTTTTCTAAAACTTTAATAATTCaggctttttcaggagaggtgtGTGATAGCATGCAACACCTCCACACACCCATCCTGTGTGTTTGTAAACAGGACATTTGAAATAAACATGGCTGCAAGGTTACAGTGAGTACACAGTTTGCATATccgtgatttaaaaaaaaaacatccgaATATCACGCAGCATTTCAGTTTGAAATTTCGTTTTGGTCATGTAAAGTCTATCtacttttttaacatattttgtaAGTTTCGGAACGATATGTATTAAACAATAATGTTGGTTACTTGGGGGAAATCTAAAGATGACTCGTTTAGGGTAAAGAATGTCTGTATAGTATAAAGTACTCCTTGTGAAGGTAAAACAAGTAAGATACAAACAACATGCTTTTATACTAAGTTGTACTGCATGATACCAACATCATAAGCTGGTCAAAGTTAACAGTATTTATGCGACAAGAATTTCTTTGAACATAGATTTGCATGATCGTGAAGTTGGAGACCTTGGTCCAATATATGGCTTTCAGTGGCGCCATTTTGGGGCCACATACAAAGATAAATATGCAGATTACACTGGCCAAGGTGTTGATCAACTTGCTAATATTATAcatacaataaaaacaaatcctAATGATAGAAGAATGATAATGGCTGCCTGGAATCCTGCAGGTAAGATAACAAGAATACTACATATAGATACATCAAATTCGAATTATCAAAAGATGGTGTTACATTTTCTGCGGGGGTGGAGAAATTGTTGGCTAAAAAGGGGGTGGGACTATCTTAATAGGAGGCGATTTCTAAAAAAGAGatggaaagagaaaaaagcGAAATTAGCTTTAAAAGTGGGAAATTGTGACTCCTTAACGAACCCCTTTGCGTAAATTTGAACTTATTTTATGTTTGTACAAACAGCTTTCCCAACTGGCTTGTTTCTATGTAAATATATGTCTCAAACAGATATTTGTTATGATAGATATCCCCAAAATGGCGTTACCGCCCTGTCATTCATTCTGTCAGTTTTACGTTGCAAATGGAGAAGTGTCATGTCAAATGTATCAACGCTCATGTGATATGGTAAGATGCTTGAAATGAACTCCCATCTTAAATTTCAACTTATGCAGAGTGTTCTTTAGACGGTGTTCACACTATGTGAATAAATATTACACATTGTTCACTCTACtactgaaagaaaaaaatacataatgGATTTAACTGGCCTAGACTTGTTGTTCCTACTGATATTTTGCTTCATATAAGGAAATAATTTATTCTACCAAATAAGGACCTTAAAAACGTGAATCTATTTCGCCATGCAAGGATATACGCTACAATTATGATTGGGATAAAATTGCTTAGAAAAcactatgaaaatattttgcgcATAGCATGTCGCTTATTTAAAAGGTTGCATTAAGGTATATACAGTAGTTTATTTCAGACCGACCCCTAAGTCGGAATTATTTCAGAAGATtgcaaaaaagtaaatttcttaAATATAAAACTATCATTCGAGTTATATTCTTAACTTGCAATTTAGGGTCTTGGAGTTCCATTTAACATTGCAAGTTATGCTCTGCTGACATGTATGGTTGCACATGTGTGTGAATTGAAGGTACGTCCATTTATTAAAGCCTTAAATATTTACCAGTTCCTAAAACTTCGAAAACGTTGAAATATGTCAGTTCCTTGATATCTTAATTTTAAGTAGAAATCTGTTTGCGTATACATTTAGCCTGGAGATTTTATTCACTGTTTGGGTGATGCGCATGTTTACAGTAACCACGTTGAAGCCTTAAAAACTCAGGTACTCTCTTTCtctgtaataatagccgtattctgtcctTTTTGGCACAAAATGGTACATCAAATAGCGAGACTTATTagaatataaaggacgggcgagcccggggatttatccacgggccaccAACTAGTTCTACAAAAATGTACAAGCAAGTTTTTGTGGCTGAAAAATATTAGAATTTTGCATAGACTTTTCCCGCGTGCAGTGCAGTGATTCTCAGTTTGAATAAAAAATTGGAATGGAAATTCACGTTTGGAATAGGCGGAAATATAAAACGCTTAATCATTTTAGTGCTAAGTAGTTTCTGCCTACCTTAATTACCCAGTGCTCGCGCACCTACCTTGTGCGAAAAGTTCTTGCATTATGAGATATATGTGTAATTTTTATGTACATTCTTTTAGATCGAGCGGACACCTCGCCCGTTTCCGACACTTACGTTTAAACGCAAAATCACAAATATCGACGACTTTACGTTCGATGATTTTCAATTGGACGATTATAAGCCCCATCCTAAAATCAAAATGGATATGGCTGTTTGAAACGAAAAAGTACGAACGTAAAATGCTGTGCAATCATCGCATATGTGTAATGTGATACTAAATAAAGTGCGTGCAAACATGATGTAAGAAAGTCTGGACTGTAAAAAGTTTGATTTAATACACGATGTGTTTAGTTGTGGTCATTACATGgtcttgttgtttttatatgTACGTAGTTAAAATGATAAATATCGGTGAGTcgacaaaaaaagtttgaaaagtaTTTGTTGAGGGGACAACCTATTCGTATATGTAGAAAAAAGGTTAACGTAAATGCTGTGATCTAACTTTGGTGAGCGTATTTCATATTTGGTAATTCAAAAATACCGTAAATGATCGAATAAGCCCCCCGGTGTAAAAGTAATAAAACCAAACACTAATCGATCTCAATATCAGTATCGCCTTCTTCGTCCTCTTACGATCGTCTCTAAGAGAGCCGCATCAATCATTTTCTTGGTATCTGGGATAAATAGGTTGTCTTCCGTCTTATTTACCAGTTTTATTTGCTCATTAAGCATTGCAAAACCAGTCTAACAAGGAGGCTGATGCCCTTTAAAACGATTGTTCTGTTTATCCTTAATCACATAAGTTGCCGGTCTTAAGCCATACGTTTTGGACGATTTACGTTTTAATTTAGCTGGCAGCTTCTTCCAGGAATCAAGAATCCAAATAACAATTGTGCTGCGAGGCGGAGGTTTCAAATTCCCCTCATCGATTTCTTGATGAGTTCCTACGGTTTCAAGCCATTCATCGTATTTCTCTGTGCAATATCTTTTAAACGGTGTGTTCCAACTACCATCCGGCGCCTGGAAATATATAGTGCAAACTCCAAGGATCAAGACGGTGTCAGTCTTTCTGGCTTTAAAGGATGCTCCAGCAACTGTCATATGAGACTCGATGTATCCCAAGCTAACAATCTGCGTTTGAAGTTGAACTGTCCGAGAACAGTATTTGTCCAACTAACTGTTAGTTTGGTATTCATCCATCCGTTTGTCGATGTAGCTATTATGCACCTATTTCCATACTATTTCTTCATTATTTCAACATCACGTTTTCCTCCCTTGAATACAATGAAGGGCTTCAGTTTTGTTCCATAACCTTTCGCAGCCAGTCCAACGGTTACACGACATTTTCCGTGTCCAGTTGTCTTCATactaactgtttttgtttttttaaacatctaCTGGTGTGTTTGACACCATATCCGCCCAAATAGGTTCATCAAATtctatacatgttttttttttatataagcatgacatttataagcatcTGTAGGCTTAAATTTGTtcattttttaagcatatgCTAAGCATTATGTGAAGCCTGAGAAAGTGTTGTGaagagtttttatgttttttttatttcataagcagtttttctttttattctttatgtctGAATTAACCAGTATGTAGTGAGATTTAAGTTGTAATTCCTGTgtttaaaattcaaattcaatatttgttttcaaataagcatattttgagcctgatcatgtgtttttcataagcatatTCCAATATGTTTTTCCCATTAAGCATAACCTAGGCATATATTTAGCCTAAGTAAGTATAACATGTAATACCATCTGGTTAGTATGAATATTTCAATCGTAATCTTTCCACTCGTAATATGTACCACACAATTTTAGCTACTACAAAATACTACAAGATCGGGATCTTTCTGTGCAACGGTAAGTTATTTCgtttcataaatttaaaaagccaACCATTTGCAGCTTCAAATTTTTTGTCATAGCGACCTGGATCTTCTCATTTCAAATCTCCACAGATAATAATTGCTTTTTTTCAGATAAGTTTCCTTGACACACGAAGCATCTTCATCCGACGTTCGACAATCTTTCTAGtacttttttcttcatttcaTCGCTTAAAGATTTTCTGCCAGCACCTTGTAAACGTTCTCCTTTCTTTCTACTAACTGACTTTAAAAATACTTGTAAGTAATCCTGTTTTTTTCTTCCAATTACAAATGCAATTGCTGTGAACTTTATATTTCACCGCAGCAGCCCCAATTGATTTTTTCCACAAATTCAACAACCTTAGTTTGAAATTAATCGTATAAGAATTTATATTCTCCTTTATGGGAAGCTGTTGCTGGCTCTTATAGTTCCatttttgcaaacaaaacattaaaattacttaaattCGACTTCTCAGAGCGAGAACGATAAAATTATAGCGTTAGTTTCATTTGTCAAGACGAATAAAACTTTCAATGATGTCTAAGGCATTATTAGTGTCGTatgaaatgaattttaaaattgagttCCAGACAGCTATTTGTAGACATCCTATTTATAAAGACGCTTGGGCAACACATATTGGacaaaaataatatacaaaacAGACACCCGAGAAGAAGCAATCTAATATAATAAGAATACCATTGGTATTTTTAAATCAACCGATATAGTTAAAACTACTACACTAAATTTCTCgtttacttacaaactttttAAACGCAGCCCCTGAAACAAACTCAGAGCATTTGTGGTTGGAAAGAAAAAGGTCGGACTTGTTGTTCCAGCAAAGTATGTTGCTTTGACAGGATTTggatatgtgtttttcgacaaGTTGACCGAAAAAAAACCCTAACTTTGAATAGGGTGCTATAACCACGAGTGTTATTAATACATCAACTTGCTTCCCTATCAACTATTGTGTAATTACTGTGAATTCGAATGAATGAGGGCTTAATTGATCATTTAGGGCATACCTTGTTTTCGGAAGGAAAGAATTTGTATGTGGATATTTACATATACGTTTCTTTGCCTGCTAATTCAGAAGTCAGAAGAAAGTTGGGTAATTTGTTAGATGAAAGTAACTCTGCGGCATCAACGTCTTTACTTTGCACCCGCCGTTTCTAGGAACTTCAGAATTGCATTTTTGGAACTATCATGAGAAATCTCTATTTGTGTATACTGATATGAATATATGTAAAATTATCGCTTGTAGAGATGACTTATAGTTTTCTTGAGTTATAGTGAGGGTGTGATCAAAGGTTGCAACTTTTTGTCCTCCACTGCATGTACTTTAAAGGCAGTGTTATGAGCCCATTGGAGCCACCTACTGACTTCGAATCAGCTAGTGAGATAGTTATGTAACATACCTTAAGCAGAAAAACGTTGGCATAAGTTTAATTTAGCTATTGGCTAAAATGGATTTCATTTTGCGtattaaaaatttagctaaattGGGCGACTGGTGGAAAATAGTATTATTACGTTACAAAATCGTTACATAGTAAAAGAGCTTTATCATTTAAAAGCTTTATTCATATTTCGATGAAAGCATtgcgctttttaatttttgaaaggaTTGGATTaatattgtttgtgttttttaatgCGCAtggtttattatttaaaattttctaggGCGGATTTAATTTATCACCAAATTTCTCCTAGTTAGACTTCGATGCGCGTACCTACCTATAAGTCAAAACCACCATGCAAGCATAGGAATTGCCCAGTAAAGAAAAGGCATGTTGTAACGCGATAATAAGGATGGGTAGAACATCTATGATTTATAGGCCGTCCTCCcttagatttaatttttgagAAATTTGATGCACTGCCTTCTTTCCATTTTACTGggcattttgatgtttttttgccCCGCAAGTTACAATTTTGCATTGTGCAGTagcatttattacaaaattttggtggatgtattttgtttacatcttgctTAAAGTCCTCCTGAAATGCTGACTGAAGGCCAGAAAGGTTTTCCTTCACAAGATAGGAAACTCTTccattcaaaatattttcacataTGCGACAAAGTTTGGTTAGATCTGTATGTTCTGCCATTCTATAGCTAtaattattctaaaaaataatattatgtaACCAGTTTAATTGTTAGCCTTTCCAATTTTATTGTTTAActtagtcaaaagctttttggaAACATAAAGTTTCACATTTCATGACCAAAGCTTTTTATCCTGTCTGTGACAccattttgaaaatttgagttttttcagaatatttttcagaaaaaaactgaaagcagtatgaaaatttaaaaaatagaaagtatAATCCTTGGGCTTTCGAAACATATAAGTTTGATTAGGTGAAAATTTCTACATAACGTTATTGCCGACCTGTTAGCTAGGTCACTTTTTGACTTGACATTTACCGTCTCGTCTTACTTACGTTTGTTGCGCTTGGAAACgacaacaaaattgttttttgtttttccacaACATCTGAAGACCTTAGATGCTAGTTTTTTTGTTTCGAGTTTCAATATAttgaaacataaatttttttgaaaatctctCAGTTGACAAATCGGCTCGTTGCATCTGATATCTCGAGACAATCAACATCTACTTTTATCAACCTtcgttttgtattttttgatcCTCGAATACAGAGTATTTCTGAACGCAGTAAACAAAATGATAATTTCGTTCGAAGCCAGTTTGTAACGGTACTTTGTTCTAGATTTCTTTTTTCCGCTACTTTATGCGACAGGGTGGAGATAAAATGTTCTGTCTCTCGACTGGATCCCCCATATGGTGTGAAAATCAGCGGTGTAAATGATCCGTGTTCTACTTCTAGCACTCTTTCTCCATATGCACGTTTCTTGATGTTTTCATTCGATTTGAATGCATTAGGCAGTTTCTGATTGAGGTATGTCAAAGCGAATGGGTTAAATACCCTTACGTCAAAAAATGCTCGTTGACCTCGTTGCCAGAATCCTCTAACGCTAGTCGAGTCTAGCTTCATATGTTGAGTTTGCAGAATTGCTTAATTTTTCTCCAGTCAGCTGTTGTAAACGCGGTTCTGTTTCTACATCATTGGAAATCTCTTCAGATATTTTTGCCAAAGTATCTTTTAATTCGTCGTGACGTTGATGAATATAGCCACCCTTGACACATGACATAGCATGGTCAATCGTGAAGCCTTTTCCACAGACACAAATTGATGATAGGAACTTCAAATCCCACCGATATCTCATTCGTATGGCATCATAAAACTCTCTTTTAGTGCTAGTTAATGGTAGTTAAATAGATTTTAAATTTCTGTTATCGACATTGGAAGTTGTGCTTTTATCAGCATCtttgttataaaattttggaagctCGCCCCAGACCCCCGGCAAATGCGCTTAAATTCCATTGTACGGCCGTATAAATCACCCGTGATGATGGAGAGTTGTATATATAGAGGGTTATGAGAGTTGAAGAGAGTTAGTTGTTCTATAATGATACACAAATGTGTTGTTTATTAGTTTCCTCTCTACGACATAAGGCATCTCAGGCGTATCTTTAGAATTGCTCTTTTCTAACCCAGTGTTTTATGCCTTCGTAATTTTTTTGTCCAATTATTCGTCCATTAAGGTTACGATGAAGAAGGtcttcttgttgtttttatctCTCTACTTATTTGTCCTAATGACCGTTTTTATCATCCGCGAGTAAAGCCGCTACCACCGttaatgtcaaaaaggcaagagAGGCTCTCGTGATCTCTTCCCcgtaaatttaacaaaaaacaaaatggtcTGGAAACGCTTTCGCAAACGGAGAAAAATGTTTGGTACGATATAACgaatgatttattaaaaaaaaaaaaaaatgtacacCGGCGGCCTATCGGTATAAAAACAGAGCCAACAAGTGTTGTATATTACTtagggttaaaaaaaaaaataatagcaaaaaaaaaaaaaaaagaaaaatgtttggtGCCGGCTTTGCATGAACcaagttatttatttatacatGGTTGTTTTCACCGTATAAGATTTtagggttttttttttaaaaaaaatgtttttagtgtGGCCacagaaaaacattttgtggaACTTTCCTAGAAACTGAAGCGGGCAATGGAATGAGAAATCGGAGTCAGTCACCCTGCAATGATTTCTACTCCACAATCTCTTTTGCATCCCAAGGTGATTTAAAAGGAAAAAGAGGAAAATGTTGTAGATAGCTATTTGTACCCCTAAGTCTCTCTTGTCATCAAAAGAGCAGAATCCCATGCTTAAGTTTCCACACAATGTGCTATTATATAGCTACTACTAAAGCTTTTTATTATATGGAATATTTATATTCACAACAATCGTTGTAAGAATGCTTTAGGAAGAATATatgttgattgattgattgtttGCTACCGGATGTTGCCGCTACGTTTATTTCTCTTGTAGCTGCCTTAttcttaaaggagaactaacgataACAAGTTATGCTTAAAATGCTTGTTATTATGTGAATATGAACTGTGTTAATTTTTCTATAGCTATTTGTGAGCTTTGGTTCTGAAGTTTTTTAAGGTCAAGGTAGTCCTATGATGGTGGCCACTATCATGACAGTGAAATAGTCCTACAGTGGCCATCATGTGTCGGTTAGGACTTTCTAaaaatactaacttgtgtgattGACAAATCTGCAGGGATTTAAGCAAACGTATTCTGAATATATGAAACAAGGGAATGCTAAGCTGTGCCTCCTGTGATTTTTTaagagtaattttatttatcatgttttgaaataagtatttttatc
It includes:
- the LOC130612032 gene encoding thymidylate synthase-like, which produces MATIAENTTSTITDTSKKLVSPQRDVKNKENIKPCKRKERDDSHDEYQYLDLINQIIKTGNVKGDRTGTGTISIFGAQMRFNLRESFPLLTTKRVFWRGVAEELLWFIKGSTDGHILTNKNIHIWDANGSREFLDKQNLHDREVGDLGPIYGFQWRHFGATYKDKYADYTGQGVDQLANIIHTIKTNPNDRRMIMAAWNPADIPKMALPPCHSFCQFYVANGEVSCQMYQRSCDMGLGVPFNIASYALLTCMVAHVCELKPGDFIHCLGDAHVYSNHVEALKTQIERTPRPFPTLTFKRKITNIDDFTFDDFQLDDYKPHPKIKMDMAV